One region of Schistocerca gregaria isolate iqSchGreg1 chromosome 7, iqSchGreg1.2, whole genome shotgun sequence genomic DNA includes:
- the LOC126282291 gene encoding synaptic vesicle membrane protein VAT-1 homolog yields the protein MGTFFAGQDDRVIDEDGNLDAILKQRRGRDYDSEVDDETETGAQVEAAAEVYSQTNESRQRPPWSRQSSSSQVSRVTSPMFEEDHKGDINPILSFLRSMKEEADEQRKNGKEEAEKQRRKEKQEDYDQRKKDKEEGDDQRKKEKEKADEQSMANPVSGVSVRRSENSEAVS from the exons ATGGGTACATTTTTTGCAGGACAGGACGACAGGGTCATTGATGAGGACGGTAATTTGGATGCGATCCTAAAGCAACGTCGCGGTCGTGATTATGATAGTGAggtagatgatgaaacagagacaggCGCACAGGTCGAGGCGGCAGCAGAAGTTTATAGTCAAACTAACGAGAGCAGGCAGAGGCCACCTTGGTCACGTCAGAGCTCTAGCTCCCAGGTGTCCAGAGTTACATCGCCCATGTTTGAAGAGGATCACAAAGGTGACATCAACCCAATACTGAGCTTCCtacgatcaatgaaagaagaagcaGACGAACAGCGTAAGAATGGAAAGGAAGAAGCTGAGAAACAGCGTAGGAAGGAGAAGCAAGAAGATTATGATCAGCGAAAGAAGGACAAAGAAGAAGGTGACGAtcagcgtaagaaggagaaggaaaaagCTGACGAACAGT CCATGGCTAACCCAGTCTCTGGAGTTTCAGTGAGGCGTAGTGAGAACTCGGAGGCCGTGTCGTAA